In the genome of Patescibacteria group bacterium, one region contains:
- the pheS gene encoding phenylalanine--tRNA ligase subunit alpha encodes MNAAMIEKIKSDALSSLERAASTVELEQLELTLFGRKTGTITDLLKSIKSLPDEEKKSIGHRINELKNSLLHALEEKKASLIERSEGETPFDATEPYIGERARGSLHPITHIQQELEMFFTQLGFLVLDGPELDSEYYNFESLNIPADHPARDMQDTFYIKDHPGMLMRTQTSAVQVRAMREYGAPLSAIVPGRCFRNEATDARHEHTFYQLEGFVVGKKITFSHLKGILEAVARYLYGQKTELRLLPKFYPFVEPGVRGEVTCMLCSGKGCRVCKQSGFLEIFGAGMIHPNVLREGGLDPAHISGLAFGLGLTRLAMLKYAIPDVRLLQSGNLDFLKQF; translated from the coding sequence ATGAACGCGGCAATGATTGAAAAAATCAAGTCTGATGCGCTTAGCTCACTAGAACGTGCGGCAAGCACTGTGGAGCTTGAACAGCTTGAACTCACGCTGTTTGGCAGAAAAACAGGGACGATAACTGATTTATTGAAATCCATCAAGTCACTACCGGACGAAGAAAAAAAATCCATCGGACATCGAATAAACGAATTAAAAAACTCTCTTCTGCATGCGCTCGAGGAAAAAAAAGCAAGCCTTATTGAACGTAGCGAAGGCGAAACTCCCTTTGATGCTACAGAACCCTATATTGGAGAAAGGGCACGAGGGTCATTACACCCCATTACACATATTCAGCAAGAACTCGAGATGTTTTTTACCCAACTTGGCTTTTTGGTATTAGATGGGCCCGAGCTTGATTCAGAGTACTATAATTTCGAATCGTTGAATATTCCAGCCGATCACCCTGCACGGGACATGCAAGATACGTTTTATATCAAAGATCACCCCGGTATGCTGATGCGCACACAGACTTCTGCCGTGCAGGTGCGGGCAATGCGTGAGTATGGTGCGCCGCTTTCAGCTATTGTTCCCGGGCGATGTTTTCGTAATGAAGCAACCGACGCGCGGCACGAACATACGTTTTATCAACTTGAAGGGTTTGTTGTGGGAAAGAAAATCACCTTTTCCCATCTCAAGGGCATTCTCGAAGCTGTGGCGCGTTACTTGTATGGACAAAAGACTGAACTTCGATTGCTCCCGAAATTCTATCCATTCGTGGAGCCGGGTGTGAGAGGGGAGGTAACGTGCATGCTGTGTTCGGGCAAGGGGTGCCGCGTATGCAAGCAGTCGGGGTTTTTGGAAATATTCGGCGCGGGCATGATCCATCCGAATGTTTTGCGTGAAGGAGGGTTGGATCCCGCGCATATTTCAGGACTTGCATTTGGTCTTGGCCTCACGCGCCTTGCAATGCTAAAATATGCCATTCCGGATGTGAGACTGCTGCAAAGCGGGAATCTTGATTTTTTGAAACAATTTTAA
- the pheT gene encoding phenylalanine--tRNA ligase subunit beta, translating to MLLSKEWLQEFVALPKNLSDEEIARRLSLCTVEVERIQKGASQDWNAIVIGEIVELKPHPNADRLRLVMTRISEKQQPLVIVCGGSNLSVGMKVVVALPGSHVRWHGEGEPVELTLTQIRGVTSEGMICAASEVGLSDRYPATSEHEILDLSFLSVKPGTPLTDALGAADTIFDVDNKSLSNRPDLWGHRGMARELGAVLQVPFSDKKIPLIKSSSQIKLSCTVEEKKLCTRYMAVVIEGVSTMSSPSWMQQRLRSCGVRPINAIVDVTNYVMLEYGQPMHAFDYARIKEKNGDVKLHVRRAKKGESIRALDGKEYVLSPEMLLIAKSSDVLAIAGIMGGEKSGIDDSTTTIVLEAAHFNASSIRKTSSAIKLASESSRRFEKHLDPLLTETALRRACELYSLLFPSSKAVSKVCDTFTQKEKPLTITLSDALIESKLGMRIPQSKAATLLKRLGFGLTKKGLAYSVVVPSFRKKDISIPEDVIEEIIRLIGYDSIPSVVPPSYSRMPKNNSFSLFVTALKQQLSSEYHFNEVHNYAFVTPFVLRAGGYVPEEHITLSNPYSDERPYLCKSLIPNLLEDIEKNQERHERIALFEIARVFTDELQQPYHLSCVLSLPRDPQAFAFLKSVIVSVLRCRGFDISPRVLSEPLAWSSHFRGVGLYCNTARIGSIAVVDKSVCAKLGIERDVVACEVDLSLVHSLPRHDRSIQQPHAYPAVLRDVTFVLDEGVRYTDVSAMLTSAHPLIESVEPFDIYRGEQVGSGKKSFSFHITYRSSARTLAAAEADKAHIEAIALLEKKFNAVLR from the coding sequence ATGCTTCTTTCTAAAGAGTGGCTACAGGAATTTGTAGCACTACCAAAAAATCTTTCGGATGAGGAAATAGCTCGGCGGCTTTCACTCTGTACTGTTGAGGTAGAGCGGATACAGAAAGGCGCTTCACAGGACTGGAACGCTATTGTTATCGGAGAAATCGTTGAACTCAAACCCCATCCGAATGCAGATCGATTGCGTCTTGTCATGACGCGCATTTCAGAAAAACAACAACCCCTTGTTATTGTGTGTGGCGGAAGTAATCTTAGCGTTGGAATGAAGGTTGTTGTAGCATTGCCCGGTAGTCATGTACGTTGGCACGGCGAGGGAGAGCCTGTTGAGCTCACATTGACTCAAATACGGGGCGTTACAAGCGAAGGCATGATTTGTGCGGCAAGCGAGGTAGGATTGTCTGATCGGTATCCTGCAACGAGTGAACATGAAATTCTTGACCTTTCTTTTCTTTCGGTAAAGCCGGGAACACCACTGACTGATGCGCTTGGAGCGGCGGATACCATTTTTGATGTGGATAATAAATCATTAAGCAACCGGCCGGATCTCTGGGGGCATCGCGGTATGGCGCGTGAATTGGGCGCTGTGTTGCAAGTACCTTTTTCTGATAAAAAAATTCCACTCATCAAATCCTCGTCACAGATTAAACTCAGCTGTACCGTAGAAGAGAAAAAATTGTGTACGAGGTACATGGCTGTAGTAATAGAGGGTGTGTCTACAATGTCCTCGCCTTCCTGGATGCAGCAACGTTTACGTTCATGCGGTGTGCGCCCCATCAATGCCATTGTCGATGTGACGAATTATGTAATGCTTGAATACGGACAACCGATGCATGCATTTGATTATGCTCGTATCAAAGAAAAGAATGGAGATGTAAAACTGCACGTTCGCCGTGCAAAGAAGGGGGAATCTATCCGCGCGCTCGATGGAAAGGAGTATGTACTTTCGCCGGAAATGCTACTTATTGCAAAGAGTAGTGATGTATTGGCGATTGCGGGAATCATGGGTGGTGAGAAAAGCGGAATTGATGATTCGACAACAACCATCGTTCTCGAAGCAGCTCATTTTAATGCATCTTCGATTCGAAAGACATCTTCAGCGATCAAGCTTGCTTCTGAAAGTTCGCGAAGATTTGAGAAGCATCTCGATCCGTTACTCACCGAAACAGCATTGCGTAGAGCGTGTGAGCTCTATTCCCTTTTGTTTCCTTCAAGCAAGGCTGTAAGTAAGGTGTGTGATACTTTTACACAAAAAGAAAAACCTCTTACCATCACCCTCTCAGATGCTCTTATAGAATCAAAACTTGGAATGCGTATTCCACAGTCTAAAGCAGCAACACTGCTTAAGCGTCTGGGTTTTGGATTAACAAAGAAGGGGTTGGCGTATAGTGTGGTTGTTCCCAGTTTTCGAAAGAAAGATATTAGTATCCCCGAGGACGTCATTGAAGAAATTATTCGTCTGATAGGCTATGACAGCATTCCGTCCGTAGTGCCGCCGTCGTATTCGCGGATGCCCAAAAACAATTCCTTTTCTTTATTTGTTACGGCGCTTAAGCAGCAGTTGAGTTCTGAGTACCATTTTAATGAAGTGCATAACTACGCATTTGTCACTCCTTTTGTGCTTCGTGCCGGCGGGTATGTGCCCGAGGAACACATCACGCTCTCAAACCCTTATTCTGATGAACGTCCCTATCTGTGTAAAAGCCTCATCCCAAATTTGTTGGAAGATATTGAAAAGAATCAGGAACGACATGAACGCATTGCATTATTCGAAATTGCGAGAGTATTCACCGACGAATTGCAACAACCCTACCATTTATCATGCGTTCTTTCATTACCTCGCGATCCACAGGCATTTGCTTTTCTGAAGAGTGTCATTGTGTCGGTGCTGAGGTGTAGGGGATTTGATATTTCTCCACGTGTGTTGAGTGAACCCCTTGCTTGGTCATCGCACTTCCGAGGTGTTGGGCTGTATTGTAATACGGCGCGCATTGGATCGATTGCTGTCGTAGACAAGTCAGTATGTGCAAAACTTGGCATTGAACGTGATGTTGTTGCTTGCGAAGTTGATTTGTCGCTTGTGCACTCCTTGCCGCGCCACGATCGTAGCATTCAACAGCCGCACGCATATCCTGCAGTACTGAGAGATGTGACATTTGTACTCGATGAGGGTGTACGCTATACGGATGTATCGGCAATGCTCACTTCCGCCCATCCTCTGATCGAGAGCGTAGAGCCATTTGATATTTATCGCGGTGAGCAAGTGGGAAGCGGTAAAAAAAGCTTTTCATTCCATATTACTTATCGTTCTTCGGCGCGCACTCTTGCTGCCGCAGAAGCGGACAAGGCCCATATCGAAGCTATTGCTCTTCTTGAAAAAAAATTCAATGCAGTACTGCGTTGA
- the serS gene encoding serine--tRNA ligase, translating into MLDIKSIRENAQELQMAARNKGIDLDVSKLLELDEKRRHLLGEIESLKAQKNAINKEIIGASQDEKKAILIRAQGIKEQLELLDGEYAITHTAFEELMVRVPTIPSPDTPIGKSSEDNVEVERHGELPQFDFAPKDHVQLGKDLGILDLERGVKVSGFRGYYVKGDGVLLMMGFIMYALQKLAAKGYQLMIPPTIAKEFVLFGSGYFKGGTYDEDTDEIYELASGEKDREGKRQQKFLIGTAEPSLLAYHADEVLKEKDLPLRFTGFSQCYRSEIGSYSKDLKGIYRVHEFMKVEQVVLCRADIEESDRILNELVQNAKELHEDLRLPYRLLQICTGDMAPGKYKSFDIEAWMPGKGSYGETGTASNFVDWQARRLNVKYTTSEGKNVPVFMLNNTALPTPRIFISILENYQQKDGSVRVPKVLVPFVGKEIIRPTSAT; encoded by the coding sequence ATGCTAGATATCAAAAGTATTCGTGAAAACGCCCAGGAGCTTCAAATGGCAGCACGCAATAAGGGTATTGACCTTGATGTTTCCAAGCTTCTTGAACTTGACGAAAAACGCCGGCACTTGTTGGGTGAAATTGAATCTTTAAAAGCGCAAAAAAATGCAATTAATAAAGAAATTATTGGGGCATCTCAGGATGAAAAAAAAGCAATATTGATACGTGCACAGGGCATCAAAGAGCAGCTCGAACTGCTTGATGGTGAGTATGCAATCACACATACTGCATTTGAAGAGCTCATGGTTCGCGTGCCTACGATTCCGTCTCCCGATACGCCGATTGGAAAATCGTCAGAAGATAATGTTGAAGTGGAACGGCATGGAGAGCTGCCACAGTTTGATTTCGCTCCCAAGGATCATGTGCAGCTTGGTAAAGATCTTGGCATTCTCGATTTGGAACGCGGTGTGAAAGTGAGCGGTTTTCGTGGATACTATGTAAAAGGGGATGGCGTGCTGTTGATGATGGGGTTTATTATGTATGCCCTGCAGAAGCTTGCCGCAAAGGGATACCAATTGATGATTCCCCCGACAATTGCAAAAGAATTTGTATTATTTGGTAGCGGTTATTTTAAAGGCGGTACCTATGATGAAGACACAGATGAGATCTATGAGCTTGCTTCAGGAGAAAAAGACCGTGAAGGGAAACGCCAGCAAAAATTTCTTATCGGCACCGCAGAGCCATCACTATTGGCGTACCATGCGGATGAAGTGTTGAAAGAAAAAGATCTACCGCTTCGCTTTACGGGCTTTAGCCAGTGCTATCGCAGCGAGATCGGCAGTTATAGCAAGGACTTGAAAGGAATCTATCGCGTCCATGAATTTATGAAAGTTGAGCAAGTCGTCCTCTGTAGGGCAGATATTGAAGAAAGCGACCGCATCCTTAATGAACTGGTCCAGAATGCAAAGGAGCTTCATGAAGATTTGAGATTGCCGTACCGACTACTGCAGATCTGTACCGGCGACATGGCTCCCGGCAAATACAAATCCTTTGATATCGAAGCATGGATGCCGGGAAAAGGCTCGTATGGCGAGACTGGCACCGCATCAAATTTTGTGGATTGGCAGGCGCGCCGGCTGAACGTGAAATATACAACCAGTGAAGGCAAAAATGTGCCGGTATTCATGCTCAACAATACCGCACTTCCGACTCCGCGTATTTTTATATCCATTTTAGAAAATTACCAACAAAAAGACGGTAGTGTGAGAGTGCCTAAAGTATTAGTACCCTTTGTCGGTAAAGAAATAATACGACCAACTTCAGCTACATAG
- a CDS encoding cyanophycin synthetase → MKSSFVTPLFEKFAKEQGIEMLVEPMYRFVAQLVFPSGDRRYVSTHIDGVNGAGATEIARDKTYALFFLKTMGYSVPEGRAFFSRAYADYLGSDQDSQAAWSYAQQLGLPIILKPNSKSQGRGVWKIHSKQEFDASLHDLDKWVDIYRIERYCTGRDYRMVIYKGELICAYKRVPLNVCGNGRSNIRELLQEKKMCLDQSGRQSTLDVHDRRIAWSLSRNMLSFDSILEEGRMFLLLGNANSSSGGDIRDVTETIHESFVACAKKCARDMGLTLCGLDMLIDGDGSCVAPSTIIEINAGPGLANYASLGEVQYSRVEALYRTIFDSLILPTTSPQ, encoded by the coding sequence ATGAAATCTTCTTTTGTTACCCCTTTGTTTGAAAAATTTGCCAAAGAGCAAGGCATAGAAATGCTTGTTGAGCCGATGTATCGCTTCGTTGCTCAGTTGGTGTTTCCTAGTGGAGATAGGCGCTATGTGAGTACGCATATTGATGGTGTAAATGGCGCTGGAGCAACCGAAATTGCCCGTGACAAAACCTATGCTTTATTTTTTTTGAAAACCATGGGTTATAGCGTTCCCGAAGGAAGAGCATTTTTTTCTCGTGCCTATGCCGATTATCTTGGAAGCGACCAAGATTCTCAAGCTGCGTGGAGCTATGCTCAACAGCTTGGTTTGCCGATTATTCTTAAACCGAATAGCAAAAGCCAGGGGAGGGGAGTATGGAAAATTCACTCTAAGCAAGAATTTGACGCAAGTCTGCATGACCTCGACAAATGGGTAGATATTTATCGCATTGAACGCTACTGCACCGGGAGGGATTACCGTATGGTCATTTATAAAGGTGAGCTCATTTGTGCGTATAAACGCGTGCCGTTGAACGTTTGCGGTAATGGCAGGTCGAACATTCGAGAATTGCTACAAGAAAAAAAGATGTGCCTTGATCAATCTGGTCGGCAGTCAACACTCGATGTACACGATAGGCGCATTGCATGGTCGCTAAGTCGGAATATGCTTTCGTTCGATTCCATTCTTGAGGAGGGAAGAATGTTCTTGCTTCTTGGCAATGCAAATTCCTCAAGCGGCGGAGATATTCGCGACGTAACAGAAACTATTCATGAATCATTTGTTGCATGCGCAAAAAAGTGTGCACGCGATATGGGTCTTACGCTCTGCGGTTTGGATATGCTTATTGATGGAGATGGTTCTTGCGTCGCTCCATCTACGATAATCGAAATAAACGCAGGGCCGGGATTGGCGAACTATGCATCATTGGGAGAGGTGCAGTATTCGCGCGTTGAAGCACTGTATCGAACGATTTTTGATTCGCTGATTCTTCCTACTACATCACCTCAATAA